Below is a window of Malus domestica chromosome 13, GDT2T_hap1 DNA.
CCGGATATGGCTGATAGGCAGTAAGTACCTAGATGGATCTCCATGAGCAGCCAACCATGGCTCAACCATCGAAGACCCAAAGCTGTCAAAGATACGACTCCGTCCCTTTTGAACCAAGGCCAAGTTGGCCTGCTTTGCTACCCACTTCAACACCGTAACCCCGTCCTCAAACGCCGCTGGGTATGGACTCTCCGGCGCCAGCCTATACCCCACCGCCACCACGATCGCGTCACACAGCTTCGCCATCCTCCTGCAGAACGCGTCGTTCCACGACGTGTCGTTGCTCCCGCTCACAAACCCACCTCCGTGAAACTGCAAAAATATCGGAACCTTCCGGTGTCGCCTCCCCACTAACTGATCGGGAGAATATCCCCTGTACACGACACCATCGTCGGAGTTAGAGCAGACAGGGGAGGGAGACAACAGGGCGCCGACACGAGACGTGGGATTTGGTGCTTTGAGGGGGAGGACGGTGTCAGGTAAGAAGATgcggagggagagggaggagttgGGGTCGATGTGTATGTTTTTGGTGGCGACGCCGTTTTGGAAAGTGGGGTTGGCGGGAACGACGGGCTCTTCGGGGCGGGAAGTGATGCCAAATTTCGGGTCTGTGTTTTGGAGTTGCGCTGATTGGGTTAGGTTGTGTAATTGGTGTCTGAGATGGTACTTGAAGAACAAGCTGTGAAGCTTCAAACTTAGGGGtggcatttttttgttttacagaGAAATTAAATTCACAAGAGAAAATCAAAACATAGAAATCTCCTGGTTTCGGTATTAAATCTTCaattttatttaccaaaatgaaGAAATCTTCAGTTTCCATtcgattcaattcaattcaaaatGGCAGACGTAGAGAGAGACGTGTTGGAATAAGGCGGCAGAGTAGAAGCTTCGAGTTTGAAATTGAGCGCCATCCATGCAAGTTCGGATGAGGTGCCGTTAGAACACGTTTGTCGACAAACGttagtttttttatattattttttaaattttttaaatttttataagaCGATAGCATTAGTGGTTAGATGTTAGATTGGGAAGGGGTTCAAACCCACGTCATAATGCAAAGGCACAACTCATTTCTACCATTGTAGTAAATGACCCAAAATACAAGATTAGACTTGTAAACGGACCAGATTTGGATCAGATCAGCCTTCATAATCATTTTGTTTATTAATCAGAttattgaatataaatttgaatattagattttttttttataatttttttacggAAGTTTAAGGGAGATTGGTTATTCTCATCATTAGCGTCATGACATACTCATAACCTCGAGCCGAGAGAACTTACGCGTAACACCTAACACCTAACTGTCAGCTAAATTTACGTAGGAATTTATAAATCATGCACCAACGAAGACTGTTAACAGCAAGACTCATACCTTGATGGGATGACACACAAAGCGGAGACCTTGCTAACTGAACCAACCTGGTTGGCGTGTAGTCAAATTATTGAATTTAACTTGTTAATTGATATATGTGAGAGTCAAATTTGGATCGAATCAAATTATTATCGAGTTTATTTAAAGAAATAGGAAATATTCAAACCTTACCAGCAACTTTGTTGTTTATTGTGTCTTTGATAAGAGTCAACAATTTATTAATTGAGAAATTTAATAGTATATTTTGTGGGTTGGTTTGGATTGGCTTGGATTGAGATTTGGGTATTGGCTGGCTTGGATTGGCTTGAACTCATGTTTAAAGTTGGGTTTCATAATCCCACTTATTATGGGTTATCGATTTAggatgcgtttgttgcaccagactatctcgaactggactagcttcagggactaagctggattggctTGGACTAGACTAAGCatgactaacttagtgaagcgtttgatgcAGTGTCGAACTAAGAAGtaggataataaaaataataaaaataattcttttttttatttttctatttctttttcctGTTCTAGAACACCCCTGAAACCACTCTTCCCTCTCATTTTTTCCGTCCAAACTCCATACATTACAATCACAACTTTTCCTTCATTCCAATTGATAAAGTTCTCTGTCCAAATTCCACTACTTGCAACCATATCTTTCTCCTCCATTATAAAGCTCCCAAAACACAAACaatcaaaaattcaaattcaatttcaatCGACTGCAGCCATAGTAGGATCTTCCTCGGAGGTTTTTTGCAAAAGACAGGTCTTTTATTATGGTTGTGGTTAATGATCGAGTTGCAGTTGCTGTGGCTGATGATTGAGTTGCAACTACTGTGGCTGCTGTGCATGTAGTCTGAGATAGCAAAAAACCCGTTTTTGCCGTGTTCGGGTCAACCCAGATGGCGGAAGGCCCCAAATCGACGCTGGGTTTGCGGGATGGTGGAGATCGACGAGAGTTGTCTCTGCTATGGTCACTAGAGAAGGGGGTTGCAGCTGCTGCTCATGTACGAAGGAGAAGGACTGGGTTCGCTGCTTGTAGACGATGGAGAGGGGACTAGAAATCCCGTTGTTTTggggggggtctcgctaagacctccTGGTGAGGGACTTAGTCAAGGTAAGTCCTCCTTTGCCCCATTAAACTTAATCCTGCCTAGAACAAACATAGGCCTACACTAATGTCtaatccagtccagtccagtgaaACTTAAGGAggccaaacaaacgcccccttaatGTCTTTTCGATCCATGATACACTTAATCTCACCAAACAAAGGACAACATTCATGTCTATTTTTATTCTAACTTATCCTATCTAATCGAACCTGCCAAAGAAAGCCTACATATACCCAGTTAAGGGCGAATCCCCACTATCATTCGGAGAATAAATTCATAATATACCATAATCTAAAGAAGTGTCAATTACATTTTACAACCTCAAAAATCTTGGTAGAATTGTAACCTCATTCaatatatttaaaacattttaatctcaTACATTACATATTATTGTATTTCAATATCACACAATTGTTACttaattcattaaatttgaagatgatgtatgaggttgcaattgCACTTAAACATAATTTATCCACTTGCCATAGTATTGGCATCTCAATAAACAACTAAACCCCTAAAAATGAGGACCTTGATCAAGTAACATGGGTCTGACTTCGGTGTTACGTAGCATTGAATGTTACGACTATTCATAAGCTCAACTTATTATCCTAGGTCAGAACAAGTTAATAGGATCCCCTTTTTAATGTTCTAGTATTATAATACTCTTTAAAGATCATCTccgtaaataaattaaaactaaagttgttTAGTTAATCAATTTTGTCCATATATTTTTGTATAGTACCATGACTAaacaaccttagttttaattgttttttgtttgtaccatacttagggcctccatatttagatctcgtataaatactcggggaactcaaatgtaattatgtaataaatgaaggggtaaatatataataagtgaggagcccttattctataaaaggactcctcattcTCCTCATTAAGGAGGCCAagttttaggccatgggaagagagcacacagaaaataggctagaaagcacactgcctctagcattcttgtatattcaccattcagagtgaaacaatatcaacatcagtgtggacgtagcccaaacattggggtgaaccacgatacatcttgtgttctttactttcttgcaaattcacggtcggatttacgttgttccaagacccatccggttttgtgcatcaatatttggcgccgtctgtgggaaacgatactaAAAGTTGtgttg
It encodes the following:
- the LOC103452078 gene encoding probable carboxylesterase 11 (The RefSeq protein has 1 substitution compared to this genomic sequence), whose translation is MPPLSLKLHSLFFKYHLRHQLHNLTQSAQLQNTDPKFGITSRPEEPVVPANPTFQNGVATKNIHIDPNSSLSLRIFLPDTVLPLKAPNPTSRVGALLSPSPACSNSDDGVVYRGYSPDQLVGRRHRKVPIFLQFHGGGFVSGSNDTSWNDAFCRRMAKLCDAIVVAVGYRLAPESPYPAAFEDGVTVLKWVAKQANLALVQKGRSRIFDSFGSSMVEPWLAAHGDPSRCVLLGVSCGANLADYVARKAVEAGDLLDPIKVVAQVLMYPFFIGSTPTRSEIKLANSYLFDKATCMLAWKLFQTEEEFDLDHPAGNPLMPAGRGPPLKTMPPTLTVVAQHDWMRDRGIAYSEELRKANVDAPLLDYKDTVHEFATLDVLLETPQAKACAEDITIWVKKYISLRGHEFSY